In Rhodomicrobium lacus, the following proteins share a genomic window:
- a CDS encoding nitroreductase family protein yields the protein MSSFSQSTISALSASHISAAGDSELLAQAEILLQQRYRQDIDRPHPRHWTPLASALLSHRSVRAFQPQPVPNDILETAVAAAQSASTSLNLQAWSVVAIENAEQKDKVCIGVADQAWIREAPLYLIWLADLARHQQIATARNIERGQPEPDNLDPVVTAVIDTALAAQNAAVTFESFGLGIVFIGALRLYQSALRTALNLPAHVLPVFGLCVGYPDLNRQTGIKPRLPLSAVLHRETYNAAIQIAAIESYDSKLNEYNREQQRDVPIWSDYSVYRLDRMHEIAGREDYNRAIRQLNLANGS from the coding sequence ATGTCAAGCTTCTCTCAGTCGACTATATCTGCTCTCTCGGCCTCTCATATTTCTGCCGCCGGAGACAGCGAACTTCTGGCGCAGGCCGAGATCCTGTTGCAGCAACGCTATCGGCAAGACATTGATCGCCCCCATCCCCGTCACTGGACGCCCTTAGCGTCGGCTCTGCTGTCCCATCGCTCGGTCCGGGCCTTCCAGCCGCAGCCGGTTCCCAACGACATCCTGGAGACGGCGGTGGCGGCGGCCCAGTCGGCCTCGACCTCACTGAATCTCCAGGCATGGAGCGTCGTGGCCATCGAAAACGCCGAACAGAAAGATAAAGTATGTATCGGAGTTGCCGATCAGGCGTGGATCCGCGAAGCACCGCTTTATCTGATTTGGCTGGCTGATCTGGCCCGGCATCAACAGATCGCCACAGCCCGAAACATCGAGCGAGGACAGCCCGAACCCGACAATCTCGACCCGGTGGTCACAGCCGTCATCGACACCGCTCTCGCTGCACAGAACGCTGCGGTGACCTTTGAATCCTTCGGCCTTGGCATTGTTTTCATCGGGGCGCTGCGCCTTTATCAGAGCGCCTTACGCACCGCCCTCAACCTGCCTGCGCATGTCCTGCCTGTGTTCGGTCTTTGCGTCGGCTACCCCGACCTCAACCGACAAACCGGCATCAAGCCGCGCCTTCCCCTGTCCGCCGTCCTGCATCGGGAAACCTACAACGCCGCCATCCAGATTGCCGCAATTGAGTCCTATGACAGCAAGCTGAATGAGTATAATCGGGAACAGCAGCGGGACGTCCCGATCTGGAGCGATTATTCTGTTTACCGCCTGGACCGGATGCATGAAATCGCCGGACGCGAGGATTACAACCGCGCCATCCGCCAACTCAATCTGGCGAACGGGAGCTAG
- a CDS encoding ABC transporter substrate-binding protein: MNISSLPRLLAARLAVLVVAILAATVRASFGAPLTLHIADYTGGLETLMQAAGEIQPVGYRIAWHRFAEVNDSLLALNAQAVDLAGVGDSGLIAARTTGLPIKAVAAWRIDGTNTAILARAASPFRTVEDLRGHTVCLGRASMGHFLLLAAQAQAGIAIDAIRPVFMGRSDCKAALSTGAVDAWATWGPFTVMEELYNNAQIILRGTTLSTSVGVLVGTEATLRTKEPLIRDFLARVWRARAWGLLHQADYARAYARDTGLPPDAALMLIQRENTRMIPLAGDLKSLLSRIQETFFAAGVITNKIDIDAAVDLTFSDIR, translated from the coding sequence GTGAACATATCCTCGCTACCCCGCCTCCTTGCCGCAAGACTGGCCGTCCTGGTTGTTGCCATCCTGGCTGCGACGGTCAGAGCAAGCTTCGGTGCACCACTGACACTGCATATAGCGGACTATACCGGTGGTCTGGAGACCCTCATGCAGGCTGCCGGCGAAATACAACCGGTCGGCTATCGTATCGCGTGGCATCGGTTCGCCGAAGTCAACGATTCCTTGCTGGCTCTCAATGCCCAAGCCGTCGATCTCGCGGGTGTCGGCGACAGCGGCTTGATCGCCGCCCGTACCACCGGGTTGCCGATCAAGGCGGTGGCGGCGTGGCGCATCGACGGCACAAACACGGCTATTCTCGCCCGAGCCGCGTCTCCTTTCCGTACCGTCGAGGATTTGCGCGGCCACACCGTTTGCCTGGGCCGTGCCTCGATGGGACACTTCCTGCTGTTGGCTGCCCAAGCGCAAGCGGGCATCGCAATCGACGCTATCCGCCCGGTGTTTATGGGTCGATCTGACTGCAAGGCCGCCCTCAGTACCGGCGCCGTGGACGCATGGGCAACCTGGGGGCCGTTCACGGTCATGGAAGAACTTTACAACAATGCGCAAATCATCCTGCGTGGCACCACGCTTTCGACGTCGGTAGGCGTATTGGTCGGCACCGAGGCAACCTTGCGGACCAAGGAACCCCTTATCCGCGACTTCCTGGCCCGGGTGTGGCGGGCTCGCGCTTGGGGCCTACTACACCAGGCGGACTATGCCCGGGCCTATGCCCGAGACACCGGTTTGCCGCCAGACGCAGCCCTGATGCTGATCCAACGCGAAAACACCCGCATGATTCCTCTCGCTGGCGACCTGAAGAGCCTTTTGAGCCGCATTCAAGAGACCTTCTTCGCCGCCGGAGTGATTACCAACAAGATCGACATCGATGCTGCTGTCGATCTGACATTCTCCGACATTCGTTAG
- a CDS encoding TonB-dependent receptor: protein MRTNLVVAAIAVTSLESPALAQTNNGASDTVASATIQDVVVTVERRETKAQTTPGSISVIDSDQLKEENINTLRDAKGLIPNSNNPGTFLTNSTQSFWFRGIGQNDPYQDPAVGFYVDDVVMPRLIGTLGDLGDAERVEVLVGPQGTLYGRNTNAGAIKVTTRTPGDTTEGYYDVGIGNWGQLVSHGYVGGALVPGRAYASLSFAHASHDGFIYNEYLNRSVNDQDVTSLRGKFRLTPTNDLDIVLSVDGGRDNSPSFYRVPINRPGEYDPGIIASELEPTGRIDTGGVSLNVSKGLGDGLTLKSITATRSFVETPAVYDSDGLPTSISEGSNRLVERYYSQEFQLSGDYDKFNFVSGLFLFHERYDQDRLAFHSKIWGSSRLTTDSAALFGQGTYKFTDRFSGTIGLRFTGEKRDVFYEAGATDSDHQPINQFFAITADQTWYSVSPKFGIDYKWTSDIFQYASITNGSKSGGYDRSLLSAIAASTPFAPEKVTTYETGLKTSWLDRRVTANLAVFCNDYRDLQLSVWNAPANAFFAGNAQSAHSSGVELVVAALPLEGLELKGSAGYLVGTYDEAAGVLGPGTNAKGNTLMNAPRWTITSTADYTVPLDIPGAFKLHGAIKYQTQSYSDLANTKEIIIPSFGIVDLGTSYTTEDKHWTISALAKNIFDQRPSQFGIYNSSLYVASPYPPMTALLKLSYRY, encoded by the coding sequence GTGAGAACTAACCTTGTTGTCGCGGCCATCGCTGTGACATCGCTGGAAAGCCCAGCCTTGGCACAAACAAATAACGGCGCTTCCGATACCGTTGCCTCGGCCACCATTCAGGATGTCGTGGTGACTGTCGAAAGGCGGGAAACCAAAGCCCAGACGACGCCCGGATCAATCTCCGTCATAGATTCTGATCAACTGAAGGAAGAGAACATCAATACGCTGCGCGATGCGAAGGGGTTGATTCCCAACAGCAATAATCCCGGAACATTCCTGACCAATTCGACGCAAAGTTTCTGGTTTCGCGGCATAGGCCAGAATGATCCGTATCAGGATCCAGCGGTCGGATTTTATGTCGACGACGTGGTGATGCCGCGTCTTATCGGCACCCTGGGAGATCTGGGAGACGCCGAGCGGGTGGAAGTGCTGGTTGGGCCGCAGGGTACCCTTTACGGGCGCAACACCAATGCGGGTGCCATCAAGGTGACGACGCGCACACCGGGCGACACTACGGAAGGCTACTATGACGTCGGCATCGGCAACTGGGGACAATTGGTAAGTCACGGCTATGTCGGCGGCGCCCTGGTGCCTGGACGCGCCTATGCCAGCCTGAGCTTCGCCCATGCGAGTCATGACGGGTTTATCTATAACGAGTACTTGAACCGCAGCGTCAACGATCAAGACGTGACATCGTTACGGGGAAAGTTTCGCCTCACACCAACTAACGATCTCGATATCGTGTTGTCCGTCGATGGGGGAAGGGACAATTCCCCAAGTTTCTATCGCGTGCCAATCAACCGACCGGGTGAATATGATCCGGGAATTATCGCTTCCGAATTGGAGCCAACGGGACGCATCGATACGGGTGGCGTCTCGTTGAACGTCAGCAAGGGACTGGGAGATGGCTTGACGCTGAAATCCATCACCGCTACCCGCTCGTTTGTTGAAACTCCCGCTGTTTATGATAGCGACGGCCTTCCGACCTCCATCAGCGAAGGCTCCAATCGCTTGGTCGAGCGATATTATTCTCAGGAATTTCAGCTGTCCGGTGACTATGACAAATTCAATTTTGTTAGCGGACTGTTTCTGTTTCACGAGCGCTACGACCAGGACAGGCTCGCGTTTCACAGCAAAATATGGGGATCAAGTCGTCTGACAACTGACAGCGCAGCTCTATTCGGTCAGGGCACCTACAAATTCACGGACCGTTTCTCCGGGACCATTGGCCTCCGTTTTACCGGAGAAAAACGCGATGTTTTCTATGAGGCGGGAGCCACCGACAGCGATCACCAACCGATCAACCAGTTCTTCGCTATCACGGCCGATCAAACATGGTATTCAGTATCTCCCAAGTTCGGCATAGACTACAAGTGGACATCGGATATTTTCCAATATGCCTCGATCACCAACGGCTCTAAATCCGGCGGATACGACCGATCCCTGCTATCGGCGATCGCCGCGTCAACGCCGTTCGCGCCGGAGAAGGTGACGACCTACGAAACCGGCCTTAAAACCTCCTGGCTGGATCGTCGCGTTACCGCCAACCTCGCCGTTTTTTGCAACGACTACAGGGATCTGCAGCTTTCTGTCTGGAATGCGCCGGCTAACGCCTTCTTCGCGGGGAATGCCCAATCCGCCCACTCCAGCGGTGTCGAATTGGTCGTCGCCGCACTGCCTCTGGAAGGGCTGGAATTGAAAGGTTCGGCGGGCTATCTGGTCGGGACTTACGACGAAGCGGCAGGCGTTCTAGGGCCAGGGACCAATGCCAAGGGCAACACGCTGATGAATGCGCCCCGGTGGACCATTACATCGACTGCCGACTACACCGTTCCTTTGGATATTCCCGGTGCTTTCAAACTGCATGGTGCGATCAAATACCAGACGCAGTCTTACTCGGACCTTGCCAACACGAAAGAGATCATCATTCCGTCTTTCGGCATCGTCGATCTCGGCACTTCTTATACCACCGAAGACAAACATTGGACTATCAGTGCGCTGGCGAAGAATATTTTCGATCAGCGACCGTCTCAGTTTGGGATATATAATTCAAGCCTGTACGTCGCATCTCCCTATCCTCCGATGACGGCCTTACTGAAGCTTTCCTATCGCTATTAG
- a CDS encoding helix-turn-helix domain-containing protein, which translates to MTPQERTRKEWLCTGLTFNEIDAMPDGTQGSVNFGRLLAQARKAKSYSQLDLAAAAEISQKHLSFLETGRSRPSRVMLDVLAETLSLSEGEKYQLFSAAGFALHPPSHAEAHSQTLAGIALILRSAEPFPAVVFDRLWHIVMMNRPYGAFIEQLTGGRIVLGQAYTLLPEPRVNLVEATIGSDYYMSRVLSWRETIASELLRVRWDVLNDPDPRRHVWWSQVVKGVNSFRPLSDLDLGKAVSSYKPLVPVTMQMGPETAHLFNSVMRLHTNGEAGLSGLRVKIYYPLDDRAEQVVREHTFPQANVSASGGRAPEKPVTVSKALAT; encoded by the coding sequence ATGACACCGCAAGAGAGGACACGAAAGGAGTGGCTGTGCACTGGGCTCACTTTCAATGAGATCGACGCGATGCCAGATGGAACGCAAGGGAGTGTCAATTTTGGCCGCCTTCTGGCGCAGGCCCGTAAGGCAAAAAGCTACAGCCAACTCGACCTGGCGGCCGCGGCGGAGATCTCGCAAAAACATTTGAGCTTTCTTGAGACGGGCCGATCAAGACCCAGCCGGGTCATGCTGGATGTTCTTGCTGAGACCTTGTCCCTGTCGGAAGGGGAGAAATACCAGTTGTTCTCGGCGGCCGGCTTCGCTCTCCATCCACCATCCCACGCGGAAGCTCATTCGCAGACGCTCGCCGGAATAGCGCTCATTCTCCGAAGCGCGGAGCCTTTCCCGGCTGTTGTGTTCGATCGGCTCTGGCACATTGTCATGATGAACCGTCCTTATGGCGCCTTCATCGAGCAACTGACCGGTGGCCGCATCGTCCTTGGGCAAGCCTATACGTTGCTTCCCGAGCCGCGCGTCAATCTGGTCGAAGCGACGATCGGCTCCGACTATTATATGTCGCGTGTTCTGTCATGGCGCGAAACGATCGCTTCCGAGCTGTTACGCGTTCGATGGGACGTTTTGAACGACCCGGATCCGCGACGCCATGTCTGGTGGTCGCAGGTGGTCAAGGGCGTGAATTCGTTCCGCCCGCTCAGCGATCTGGATCTGGGTAAAGCCGTCAGCAGCTACAAGCCGTTGGTGCCGGTCACGATGCAGATGGGACCGGAAACTGCCCATCTTTTCAATAGCGTGATGCGGCTCCATACCAACGGCGAGGCCGGCTTGTCCGGTCTTCGCGTCAAGATCTATTATCCGCTGGATGACCGTGCGGAACAGGTTGTGCGCGAGCACACCTTTCCTCAGGCCAATGTGTCGGCGAGCGGCGGACGAGCGCCCGAAAAGCCCGTGACCGTATCGAAAGCCCTGGCGACATGA
- a CDS encoding amidase, which yields MNEPLHDWTALRLAKALQCRQLRATDVVEHMLDRIAALDRGLRSYVSVSASEALAQAHRADAEFAAGFVRGPLHGVPIALKDSLATKGIATTNGAARLTVDDPPRDAAAVVRLKRHGLVLLGKLNLPEGCFGLHDPAIGQPRNPWNWDYWPGASSSGPGVATAARLCFAAVGTDSGGSVRHPSAANNLFGLKPTIGAIDTAGAFPLAPSLDNIGPMARSPADLEALFIALTKAPRRSLDDFGNRTEPVRVGIDPDWNGRDVEPVISRALEEAVAVFVALGMTIKTVQLPSWHEATEVWLHLCAPEAAAVHAGRGAPVSPGLQKLIAFGGTIGAGMIEASVVRRRRLCSAIDDLFAEVDLILAPIQPFAPPRVDRVKAVDSEKGWPVSASDIGFTALFNLSGHPAMAMPAGFTAEGLPVGCQIIAAKRHEALLFHVARAFDTVTGFSGARPPLADTLA from the coding sequence ATGAATGAACCGCTTCACGACTGGACTGCGCTTCGGTTGGCGAAGGCGCTGCAGTGTCGTCAGTTGCGGGCCACCGATGTCGTCGAGCATATGTTGGACCGTATTGCCGCCTTGGATCGCGGCCTTAGAAGCTATGTCAGCGTATCTGCGTCGGAGGCCCTAGCGCAGGCACACCGGGCCGACGCGGAGTTCGCCGCCGGCTTTGTTCGGGGACCGCTGCACGGCGTGCCGATCGCTTTGAAGGATTCACTGGCAACGAAAGGGATTGCCACAACGAACGGAGCGGCGCGACTGACAGTGGACGATCCGCCCCGGGATGCCGCAGCCGTTGTCCGCCTGAAGCGGCATGGGCTTGTGCTCCTTGGCAAGCTCAACCTTCCCGAAGGCTGCTTCGGCCTGCATGATCCGGCCATTGGGCAGCCTCGCAATCCCTGGAATTGGGACTACTGGCCTGGCGCATCCTCCAGCGGCCCCGGCGTAGCCACTGCGGCAAGACTTTGCTTCGCGGCGGTCGGGACGGACAGCGGAGGTTCGGTCCGCCATCCGAGCGCGGCTAACAACTTGTTCGGCTTGAAACCGACCATAGGCGCTATCGATACGGCGGGAGCCTTCCCACTGGCGCCGTCGCTCGACAACATAGGACCGATGGCACGCTCGCCTGCGGATCTGGAAGCGCTCTTCATCGCGCTTACGAAAGCGCCCCGGCGGTCTCTGGATGATTTCGGCAATCGTACCGAACCGGTTCGGGTCGGAATCGATCCGGATTGGAACGGCAGGGATGTGGAGCCAGTTATATCCCGCGCTCTGGAAGAGGCCGTAGCTGTGTTCGTGGCATTGGGCATGACGATAAAGACAGTTCAGCTTCCGTCTTGGCACGAAGCCACCGAAGTCTGGCTTCACCTTTGCGCTCCGGAGGCTGCCGCAGTCCATGCCGGGCGAGGGGCGCCCGTATCGCCCGGATTGCAAAAATTGATCGCCTTCGGGGGGACGATCGGAGCCGGCATGATCGAGGCATCAGTCGTTCGGAGACGACGCCTTTGTTCTGCGATAGACGATCTGTTCGCTGAGGTCGATCTGATCCTGGCTCCGATCCAACCTTTCGCTCCGCCGCGAGTCGACCGCGTGAAGGCGGTTGACTCCGAGAAGGGCTGGCCCGTCTCGGCGTCGGATATCGGTTTCACCGCGCTTTTCAACCTTAGCGGCCATCCCGCGATGGCGATGCCGGCAGGCTTCACGGCGGAAGGATTGCCAGTGGGGTGTCAGATCATTGCCGCGAAACGGCATGAAGCGTTGTTATTTCATGTCGCCAGGGCTTTCGATACGGTCACGGGCTTTTCGGGCGCTCGTCCGCCGCTCGCCGACACATTGGCCTGA